A portion of the Natronococcus sp. AD-5 genome contains these proteins:
- a CDS encoding shikimate dehydrogenase — translation MDVFGLIGNPVGHSLSPPMHEAAYDDLGLEARYVTFEPASDEIEDAIRGADALGVRGLNVTIPFKRDVLELVDADELAARIGAVNTIDFSGDAPTGHNTDAAGALRALRDHDVDLEGADAVIVGAGGAGRAISFGLADAGGTVTIANRTESTARELADEVPGASERGLENLADPLADADVLVNATSVGMEEDATPVPADALHGDLAVMDAVYRPLETRLLRDAAAAGATTVDGAWMLLYQGVEAFELWTGREAPVAAMNEALRSRL, via the coding sequence ATGGACGTTTTCGGACTGATCGGCAACCCCGTCGGACACTCGCTCTCGCCGCCGATGCACGAGGCGGCCTACGACGACCTCGGCCTCGAGGCGCGATACGTCACCTTCGAACCCGCTTCCGACGAGATCGAGGACGCGATCCGCGGCGCCGACGCGCTCGGCGTTCGCGGGCTGAACGTGACGATTCCGTTCAAGCGGGACGTCCTCGAACTCGTCGACGCGGACGAGCTGGCGGCCCGGATCGGCGCGGTGAACACGATCGACTTCTCCGGCGACGCGCCGACCGGCCACAACACCGACGCCGCCGGCGCGCTGCGCGCGCTCCGCGACCACGACGTCGACCTCGAGGGCGCAGACGCGGTGATCGTCGGCGCCGGCGGCGCCGGCCGGGCGATTTCGTTCGGACTCGCCGACGCGGGAGGGACGGTGACGATCGCGAACCGGACCGAGTCGACGGCTCGCGAACTCGCCGACGAGGTGCCCGGCGCGTCGGAGCGAGGGCTCGAGAACCTCGCCGACCCGCTCGCGGACGCCGACGTGCTCGTCAACGCGACGAGCGTCGGGATGGAGGAGGACGCGACGCCGGTTCCGGCCGACGCGCTCCACGGCGACCTCGCCGTGATGGACGCCGTCTACCGTCCGCTCGAGACCCGGCTGCTTCGCGACGCCGCCGCCGCCGGGGCGACGACCGTCGACGGGGCCTGGATGTTGCTCTATCAGGGCGTCGAGGCGTTCGAGCTGTGGACGGGGCGCGAGGCGCCGGTCGCAGCGATGAACGAGGCGCTCCGATCGCGGCTCTGA
- a CDS encoding helix-hairpin-helix domain-containing protein: protein MAILQKLKSLLGFDDSGSERGEREVGVTVERERTGTAEAEESAAADTDAAASTDSMTEPSDAPDEPAEPAEATGPDQTDAAPEEEKVPGGADVEEVTEETDEEPAEPTETETETETDAEADVDADAEPAAETDEQSDPVDVIKGIGPAYADRLADAGVETVADLADADAAELESETDISEKRIQGWIDRAQVR from the coding sequence ATGGCAATCCTCCAAAAGCTGAAGTCGCTGTTGGGGTTCGACGACTCGGGCTCGGAGCGAGGGGAGAGAGAGGTCGGGGTAACGGTCGAGCGGGAACGGACGGGCACAGCCGAAGCCGAGGAATCGGCGGCGGCCGACACCGACGCCGCGGCGTCGACCGATTCGATGACGGAACCGTCGGACGCCCCGGACGAGCCGGCGGAACCGGCGGAAGCGACGGGGCCGGATCAGACGGACGCGGCGCCGGAAGAGGAGAAGGTACCCGGCGGAGCGGACGTCGAGGAAGTTACGGAAGAGACCGACGAGGAACCCGCGGAACCGACGGAGACGGAAACCGAAACGGAAACGGACGCAGAAGCGGACGTCGACGCCGACGCCGAGCCCGCGGCCGAAACGGACGAGCAGAGCGACCCCGTCGACGTGATCAAGGGCATCGGTCCCGCCTACGCCGACCGGCTGGCCGATGCGGGCGTCGAAACCGTCGCCGACCTCGCGGACGCCGACGCCGCCGAACTCGAGTCCGAGACCGACATCTCGGAGAAGCGCATCCAGGGCTGGATCGACCGGGCGCAGGTCCGATAA
- the pabB gene encoding aminodeoxychorismate synthase, component I encodes MSDPRVVTSVDSFRAAARGALESGGVAEATRTIRVPVEIRVEGVDPFSAYRRAREESGGVYLETTGGQPGWGYFGIDPVDRLTVGPDATAWERNGESPTLAALEGLLERDRLVRGDCDVPYPCGAVGWLSYDVARELEALPASAVDDRGLPRLELGVYDRLAAWKAPADATTDEITLRITACPRLSGDDVSTTDLEAAYERGRERALALARACLEGDPGIGEAPVDAAEANFESDCGRDAFADRVRRVKEYVRDGDTFQANVSQRLVAPAAVHPVAAYDALRRVNPAPYSGLLEFRSADLVSASPELLLDRDGDFVRTEPIAGTRPRGETPAEDDALEEELRTDEKERAEHAMLVDLERNDFGKVSEYGSVAVDEYRRVDRYSEVMHLVSNVTGRLRPNATLADAVAATFPGGTITGAPKPRTMEIIDELEATRRGPYTGSVGIFGFDGRATLSITIRTLVRHADEYHLRVGAGIVHDSVPNREYDETLDKARALLTAIDEALGERAEMALEADGGKGDE; translated from the coding sequence ATGAGCGATCCGCGCGTCGTCACGTCCGTCGACTCGTTTCGCGCCGCCGCCCGCGGCGCCCTCGAGTCCGGCGGAGTGGCCGAGGCGACGCGCACGATCCGCGTTCCCGTCGAAATTCGCGTCGAAGGCGTCGACCCGTTCTCGGCGTACCGACGGGCGCGCGAGGAATCCGGCGGCGTCTATCTCGAGACGACCGGCGGTCAGCCCGGCTGGGGCTACTTCGGCATCGACCCGGTCGACCGTCTCACGGTCGGCCCCGACGCGACGGCGTGGGAACGAAACGGCGAGTCGCCGACGCTCGCCGCGCTCGAGGGCCTGCTCGAGCGCGACCGACTCGTCCGCGGCGACTGCGACGTTCCCTACCCCTGCGGCGCGGTCGGCTGGCTCTCCTACGACGTCGCGCGCGAACTCGAGGCGCTGCCGGCGTCGGCCGTCGACGACCGAGGGCTGCCGCGGCTCGAACTGGGAGTTTACGACCGCCTGGCGGCCTGGAAGGCGCCGGCGGATGCGACGACCGATGAGATCACGCTCCGGATCACCGCCTGTCCGCGGCTCTCCGGTGACGACGTCTCGACGACCGACCTCGAGGCCGCCTACGAGCGCGGCCGCGAGCGAGCGCTCGCGCTCGCTCGCGCGTGTCTCGAGGGCGATCCGGGGATCGGCGAGGCGCCGGTCGACGCCGCCGAAGCGAACTTCGAGAGCGACTGCGGCCGCGACGCGTTCGCCGACCGCGTCCGTCGGGTCAAGGAGTACGTCCGCGACGGCGACACCTTTCAGGCGAACGTCTCCCAGCGGCTGGTCGCCCCCGCCGCGGTGCACCCCGTCGCCGCCTACGACGCCCTGCGGCGGGTGAACCCGGCGCCCTACTCGGGGCTGCTCGAGTTTCGATCCGCCGACCTGGTGAGCGCGAGTCCCGAACTCTTGCTCGATCGCGACGGCGACTTCGTCAGAACGGAACCCATCGCGGGAACTCGACCCCGGGGCGAGACCCCGGCCGAAGACGACGCGCTCGAGGAGGAGTTACGAACCGACGAGAAGGAACGCGCCGAGCACGCGATGCTCGTCGACCTCGAGCGCAACGACTTCGGCAAAGTCAGCGAGTACGGTTCCGTCGCGGTCGACGAGTACCGACGGGTCGACCGCTACTCCGAGGTGATGCACCTCGTCTCGAACGTGACCGGTCGGCTCCGTCCGAACGCGACGCTCGCGGACGCCGTCGCGGCCACGTTCCCGGGCGGGACGATCACCGGCGCGCCCAAGCCCCGGACGATGGAGATCATCGACGAACTCGAGGCGACCCGGCGCGGCCCCTACACCGGCAGCGTCGGGATCTTCGGCTTCGACGGCCGCGCGACGCTCTCCATCACCATCCGGACGCTCGTTCGCCACGCCGACGAGTACCACCTCCGGGTCGGCGCGGGGATCGTCCACGACTCGGTGCCGAACCGGGAGTACGACGAGACCCTCGACAAGGCGCGGGCGCTGCTCACCGCCATCGACGAGGCGCTCGGCGAGCGAGCAGAAATGGCGCTCGAGGCGGACGGAGGTAAGGGAGATGAGTGA
- a CDS encoding anthranilate synthase component II, whose translation MSDEHSTRERANPRRFAPREGEQQGSKPASDLSKRVLVIDNYDSFAYNLVQYVAEAIASAGPATSSQDVGEVADEVVVRRNDEIDLEGVRDLDPTGIVVSPGPGTPREAGVSIPLFAETEYPILGVCLGHQALCAAEGAPVVRAPHVVHGKPSTVSHDGEGLFAGLPETFQVGRYHSLAVEREDLPGTLVETARTTDERGVLMAVRHREKPHLGVQFHPESILTRGHEDAAEGDGTSLAAGKRMIANFCEFAAGRESTESNRG comes from the coding sequence ATGAGTGACGAGCACAGCACCCGCGAGCGAGCGAATCCGCGGCGCTTCGCGCCGCGGGAAGGCGAACAGCAGGGCAGTAAGCCAGCGAGTGACCTCAGCAAAAGGGTGCTGGTCATCGACAACTACGACTCCTTCGCGTACAATCTCGTCCAGTACGTCGCCGAAGCGATCGCTTCAGCGGGCCCTGCGACGTCGTCGCAGGACGTCGGCGAAGTCGCCGACGAGGTCGTCGTCCGGCGCAACGACGAGATCGACCTCGAGGGCGTTCGAGACCTCGACCCGACGGGAATCGTCGTCTCGCCGGGACCGGGGACGCCTCGGGAAGCCGGCGTCTCGATCCCGCTGTTCGCCGAGACCGAGTATCCGATCCTCGGCGTCTGTCTCGGCCACCAGGCGCTGTGTGCGGCCGAAGGCGCTCCGGTCGTCCGCGCGCCACACGTCGTCCACGGGAAACCGTCGACGGTCTCCCACGACGGCGAGGGACTCTTCGCGGGCCTCCCGGAGACGTTCCAGGTCGGCCGCTACCACTCGCTTGCGGTCGAGCGCGAGGACCTGCCGGGGACGCTCGTCGAGACCGCCCGGACGACCGACGAGCGCGGCGTCCTGATGGCGGTTCGCCACCGCGAGAAGCCCCACCTCGGCGTCCAGTTCCACCCCGAGAGCATCCTCACGCGGGGCCACGAGGACGCCGCCGAGGGAGACGGCACCTCGCTCGCGGCCGGCAAGCGGATGATAGCGAACTTCTGTGAATTCGCCGCCGGCCGCGAGTCGACCGAATCGAACCGAGGGTGA
- a CDS encoding aminotransferase class IV — MDDELLYHVDGELVPAGEATVSVDDRGFRYGDAAFETLRAYGGTMFEWEAHLERLERTCDALSLEHGLSAADLRERVRETLAANGLADAYVRLSITRGVQPGKLTPQPEVDPTVVVYVAPLPCGGLEGESVWDGPATVRSVETRRVPDAALPAGAKTHNYLNGILARAELEGDADEALLFDLEGNVAEGATSNLFFVSDGALHTPTTDGDVLPGITREIVLELAGEIDVPTEEGRYGLEDVLAADEAFLTNRTWEIRPIGSIDGTGIGGGSLTERLANRYGERVERACYR; from the coding sequence ATGGACGACGAGTTGCTGTACCACGTCGACGGCGAACTCGTCCCCGCCGGCGAGGCGACCGTCAGCGTCGACGACCGCGGCTTTCGTTACGGCGACGCCGCCTTCGAAACCTTGCGCGCCTACGGCGGGACGATGTTCGAGTGGGAGGCCCACCTCGAGCGCCTCGAGCGAACCTGCGACGCGCTGTCGCTCGAGCACGGCCTCTCGGCGGCCGACCTCCGCGAGCGAGTCCGGGAAACGCTCGCGGCCAACGGCCTCGCGGACGCCTACGTGCGACTGTCGATCACCCGCGGCGTCCAGCCGGGGAAGCTGACGCCCCAACCGGAGGTCGACCCCACGGTCGTCGTCTACGTCGCGCCGCTCCCATGCGGCGGCCTCGAGGGCGAGTCCGTCTGGGACGGCCCGGCGACGGTCCGGTCCGTCGAGACCAGGCGGGTTCCCGACGCGGCGCTTCCGGCGGGTGCGAAGACCCACAACTACCTGAACGGGATCCTCGCGCGGGCGGAACTCGAGGGCGACGCCGACGAGGCCCTGCTCTTCGATCTCGAGGGGAACGTCGCCGAGGGGGCGACGAGCAACCTGTTTTTCGTCAGCGACGGCGCGCTCCACACGCCGACGACCGACGGCGATGTGCTGCCGGGGATCACCCGCGAGATCGTCCTCGAGCTAGCCGGCGAGATCGACGTACCGACCGAGGAGGGACGGTACGGGCTCGAGGACGTCCTCGCAGCCGACGAGGCGTTTCTCACGAACCGGACCTGGGAGATTCGGCCGATCGGCTCTATCGACGGAACTGGGATCGGCGGGGGATCGCTGACCGAGCGGCTCGCGAACCGGTACGGCGAGCGCGTCGAACGAGCCTGCTATCGGTAG
- a CDS encoding MATE family efflux transporter gives MAEQFLRTLMRTTDVAVTGLFSPAAVAAVGLADLYARLPLRIGLGLGSGVIALSSQDTGSGATGNRDEAIAQAVLIGALAGIPFVLFGFLLGQWAIRILGAEAEVARTGGIYLAIIFATSPARHVAIIAARSIQGGGDTRTPMYVNGVSNALNIVGTVILGLGLGPAPELHIVGVGVATAFGNVFSALALVGVIHSSWTPAGFARPARLTITRQLLAISAPRIVEGMVTFALEFPFNSILLLFGTEVNAAYQIGRRVHQQLTAPLSRGYRTGTSIVVGQSLGDGDPARARYDGWAAAALGLVTVGSLGVVLFVRAEWLVALFTDDPGTLSYAAGFAKAYAAAAPVTVLYVVLAGALTSGSDTMTPLVARVTGMFFGMLGISYVVGIRLGYGVPAIYASIVVYYLWATAYVAVGFYRGGWIERTRSMMDERGSTTAED, from the coding sequence ATGGCCGAGCAGTTTCTCCGGACGCTGATGCGGACGACGGACGTGGCCGTCACGGGGCTCTTCTCGCCGGCGGCGGTCGCAGCCGTCGGCCTGGCGGACCTGTACGCCCGGCTTCCCCTCCGGATCGGGTTGGGGCTGGGTAGCGGCGTCATCGCGCTCTCGAGCCAGGACACCGGAAGCGGCGCGACCGGCAACCGGGACGAGGCGATCGCGCAGGCGGTGCTGATCGGCGCGCTGGCGGGGATCCCGTTCGTGCTCTTCGGCTTCCTCCTCGGCCAGTGGGCGATCCGAATTCTGGGTGCCGAAGCGGAAGTCGCCCGCACGGGCGGGATCTACCTGGCGATCATCTTCGCGACGAGCCCGGCCCGACACGTCGCGATCATCGCCGCGCGGTCGATCCAGGGGGGCGGCGACACGCGAACGCCGATGTACGTCAACGGGGTCTCGAACGCGCTCAACATCGTGGGGACGGTCATCCTCGGACTCGGGCTCGGTCCGGCACCGGAGCTCCACATCGTCGGCGTCGGCGTCGCGACCGCCTTCGGAAACGTCTTCTCCGCGCTCGCGCTCGTCGGGGTCATCCACTCGTCGTGGACGCCCGCCGGCTTTGCCCGCCCCGCCCGGTTGACGATCACCAGGCAGTTGCTCGCGATCAGCGCGCCGCGGATCGTCGAGGGAATGGTGACGTTCGCGCTGGAGTTCCCGTTCAACTCGATCCTGCTCCTGTTCGGGACCGAGGTCAACGCGGCCTACCAGATCGGCCGGCGCGTCCACCAGCAGCTCACCGCGCCGCTCTCGCGTGGCTACCGTACCGGCACGAGCATCGTCGTCGGGCAGAGCCTCGGCGACGGCGATCCCGCCCGAGCGCGGTACGACGGCTGGGCCGCGGCCGCGCTCGGGCTCGTAACCGTCGGCTCGCTCGGCGTCGTCCTCTTCGTGCGAGCCGAGTGGCTGGTCGCCCTGTTCACCGACGATCCGGGGACGCTCTCGTACGCGGCCGGCTTCGCGAAAGCTTACGCCGCGGCGGCGCCGGTCACCGTCCTGTACGTCGTCCTCGCGGGGGCGCTGACCAGCGGCAGTGACACGATGACGCCGCTCGTCGCCCGCGTGACGGGGATGTTCTTCGGGATGCTCGGGATCTCGTACGTCGTCGGCATTCGCCTCGGCTACGGCGTGCCGGCGATCTACGCGTCGATCGTCGTCTACTACCTCTGGGCGACGGCCTACGTCGCGGTCGGCTTCTACCGCGGCGGCTGGATCGAGCGCACCCGGTCGATGATGGACGAGCGGGGAAGCACGACCGCGGAGGACTGA